The following are encoded in a window of Narcine bancroftii isolate sNarBan1 chromosome 2, sNarBan1.hap1, whole genome shotgun sequence genomic DNA:
- the LOC138753077 gene encoding G-protein coupled receptor 52-like has product MLLKKAIADAFYEVVFQIPMTNLIFQIYVEVKVPHDDCPFVPTHCNSFLLPPPFSCNVVCTHMYQDIRLLSLSSQNILDLICDVLYPCTREAAHHAASSSSSDSQPDSLQSPPPTSSRTKYAQAPYLHQHVHLQIVTQGIQEATGKWERVDTIPFKSARLNLLYIDRYLAWKMGYAAIYYITSIYFPLLAVVGIPARFVLKLILFQHFLCSGLQCKAEKYGSMYSSLSTKPFHVLIIELKKKESSPLAFRSVKLWTSESRLKQLEHEAEPPLRFHFLATSMGQMEIEAADFILNDCNLLVIVILSRGKCGLSKCTARYLAGMAMADLISVVCGVLLDQINNIYHYSPYLLITPICALNIVVRLSAMDSSVWLTVAFTFDRSIAICSQKLRERYCTERTAAVLSLIVIIVTCARYVPCYFAVKPLYIIDRVPWYCIENTAIVDSPLFHAYELFNCIMTPLLAFILIVLFNALTISHIIFVNKLRRKLRNNSGMQRDSEVENRRKSMILLFALSINFILLWIPFTIYNMTWPVQNYFYTDKYLNSPTFVLQQCGFMLQFLSTCTNTCIYTLSQRAFRKQLKNVVNYFFTLNGYLCH; this is encoded by the exons atgctgctcaagaaagctatcgcagatgcattctatgaagtcgtCTTCCAGAttcccatgaccaacttgattttccaaatctatgtggaagttaaagtcccccatgacgactgcc cttttgtcccaACTCACTGTAATTCCTTtttattacctcctcccttttcttgcaatgtcgtttgtacccacatgtaccaagacatcaggctgctctccctctcctctcagaatattttggacctgatTTGTGATGTcttgtacccttgcaccagggaggcagcacaccatgcag caagctcctcctcctccgactcgcagcccgactctctccaatcTCCTCCTCCGACTTCCAGCCGAACCAAGTACGCCCAAGCCCCG TACCTCCACCAACACGTGCATTTGCAAATTGTCACACAGGGCATTCAGGAGGCCACTGGAAAATGGG AGCGTGTTGATACAATCCCCTTTAAATCTGCTCGTTTGAACCTTCTGTACATTGATCGTTATCTCGCGTGGAAAATGGGATATGCTGCCATTTACTACATTACATCCATTTACTTCCCACTGctggcagtggtggggattcCTG CAAGGTTCGTGCTAAAACTGATCCTGTTCCAGCATTTCCTTTGCTCTGGATTGCAATGCAAGGCTGAGAAATATGGCTCCATGTATTCGAGTCTATCGACGAAACCTTTTCACGTCCTCATAATTGAATTGAAGAAGAAGGAGAGTAGCCCACTCGCATTCCGTTCC GTAAAGCTGTGGACCTCAGAGTCCCGTTTAAAACAGCTGGAACATGAGGCGGAACCTCCGCTCCGGTTCCACTTTCTCGCCACCTCGATGGGACAAATGGAGATCGAGGCAGCTGACTTTATACTCAATGATT GTAATTTACTTGTGATTGTGATTCTCTCACGTGGAAAATGTGGACTGTCGAAATGTACAGCTCGTTACTTGGCTGGAATGGCAATGGCAGATTTAATAAGCGTTGTTTGTGGCGTTCTGTTGGATCAAATAAATAATATCTATCAttattccccatatttgcttATAACTCCGATATGCGCTCTCAACATTGTGGTGAGGCTTTCAGCCATGGATTCTTCAGTTTGGCTGACAGTGGCTTTTACTTTCGATCGCTCTATCGCCATTTGTAGTCAAAAGCTGAGGGAACGTTATTGCACCGAGAGAACGGCGGCTGTGCTGTCACTAATTGTGATAATAGTAACCTGTGCCAGGTATGTTCCCTGCTACTTTGCTGTGAAACCGCTCTACATTATTGACCGCGTTCCATGGTACTGCATTGAAAACACTGCAATAGTCGATTCACCCCTATTCCATGCATACGAGTTGTTCAATTGCATCATGACTCCTTTGCTAgctttcattttaattgtattattcAATGCTTTAACAATCAGTCatattatatttgtaaataaattgcgtCGCAAACTCCGAAACAATAGTGGGATGCAGAGGGATTCGGAGGTGGAAAATAGGAGGAAGTCAATGATTTTATTGTTTGCTCTATCCATAAACTTTATTTTGTTGTGGATTCCTTTTACCATATATAACATGACTTGGCcagttcaaaattatttttatacaGACAAATACTTGAATAGCCCGACATTTGTCCTGCAGCAATGTGGATTCATGTTGCAATTTCTCAGTACCTGTACCAACACGTGCATTTATACATTGTCACAGAGGGCATTCAGGAAGCAGCTGAAGAATGTGGTAAACTATTTCTTTACATTAAATGGATATCTTTGTCATTAA